Proteins co-encoded in one Spirosoma endbachense genomic window:
- a CDS encoding GbsR/MarR family transcriptional regulator, whose protein sequence is MTFEEAKDKFIHTWGTLATQWGINRSMAQLHALLLISPDPLATEDVMEQLQISRGNASMNLRDLMDWGLIYKHLKPGERREFFIAEKDIWKVARQVAKERRRREITPVVDVLNELKSIPADTPEAQEFQRVMTGLSSVVGFADNTLNAVIKAEENWLMGQFLKVFR, encoded by the coding sequence ATGACATTCGAAGAAGCAAAAGACAAATTTATACACACCTGGGGAACGTTGGCGACCCAGTGGGGTATTAATCGTTCGATGGCGCAGCTCCACGCCTTGCTGTTAATCTCGCCCGACCCGCTGGCGACGGAAGATGTCATGGAACAGTTGCAGATTTCGCGGGGTAATGCCAGCATGAACCTGCGTGATCTGATGGATTGGGGGTTAATTTACAAACACCTCAAACCTGGTGAGCGTAGGGAGTTCTTTATTGCCGAAAAAGACATCTGGAAAGTAGCGCGTCAGGTAGCTAAAGAACGTCGTCGTCGGGAAATTACACCGGTAGTCGACGTATTGAATGAACTGAAATCCATACCTGCCGACACGCCCGAAGCGCAGGAGTTCCAGCGGGTGATGACAGGTTTAAGTAGTGTGGTTGGATTTGCGGATAACACGCTCAACGCGGTCATTAAAGCGGAGGAGAACTGGCTGATGGGGCAGTTTTTGAAAGTATTCCGATGA